The sequence GCGGATGATGCAATTTAGTTAAATACTTCGTAATCATTTCTAATTTTTGTTGATTATCATTATCCCACGTATTAATAACGGAATGTTCAACAGAGGAATTATCTCCTCGCATAATCGATTGATACGTACTTGCAGCCACTTTTGCAGTTTGGGCGTCTTCTGCGACAAAATAACAAGCGCAGTTCCATAAGCCATAGTCTTCTGAGCTTTTTAGACGTTTTAATTGTTCATCGATCTTTTCAAGTAAATTTGTAACCGATTTATTTTCAAACTTAATTTGCAAACTTCTGCTTGTCCCCTCTGTAATCGTTTCTGTCTTACTAGTTGTTGTTGCGTCTGATTTTGATGTCCCTGTCGTTGTCGTTGTTCCTTCTGTATCTGACGTGCTTAACGTTGAACTAATTGTTACTCCTTTCGTTGATGTTCGATTTGTTCCTACTGAGAAAAAGAGAGAAAATCCCGTGTTTCCCCCTTTAGAAACACTCTCATTCCGGGAACTTCCTTCCGTTGAACCTTTTGTATGACTTTGTGTTTTAGCAAGGCTTTCATTAATGGTATTCGTAACACTATTACTGATTCCTTCGGCGACCGCTTTACTATCATTTTCGCTAAAAGAAAGTTCCGTTTGTTGAAATGGGACAAGCTGTGAATATAATGTTTCGTAGCCTTGATAAATTTCAGCGACTGTTTTCGGTTGTACAGGCTCAGCAATAAATATGGCTGAAAATGTCTCACCTTTCATCGAGTCAATTAACTTTTCCAATCCTTGTATATAGCTTTTTTTATCAACATCTTTAAGCGCAGGAATACCTGAGACTGCTGTAATCACTTTATTCAATTCACTTAAGCGTGATTGAAATAAATTTTCTACAACTTTCTCAATTTCACTATTTCGCAAATTACGCAGTTCTGTTCCTGGGAAATGGCCGTTAAAACTTTTTTGCAATCCTTCTTTCGCTTCATTTATGCTTCGCTGTGGATCGATCGAGCGCACTCCAATATATAAATCTACATCCGTTCCTTTACTGTCGAGAATGAGAATAAGAGAACTATTCAAGTTTCCCACCGTATTAAAAATGTTAATAAGCTTTTCTGAAATATCCTCGTTTTGATCATAAACAATTTTGGTAATTTTAAACAAACGAATATGCTGTCTCACTGTTAAACTTTCAATATGAGGTGGTATAGGGACCACCTCATGTGCCGTTAGCTCAGATAAGTAGTTTTTTTCAACAAATTCATTTGCCAACTGAAACGATTGAATAAGGTCATTTTCTTTTCGAACATCAAGTGTATTCATGGGACCACCCTCTTGTTTAAAGCTTGTTTCAGACGCCTCGTTTATTTTTTTATTAAATTTATTAGGTAATACAATACTGCTGCTGTGGCTATCACCACCATTCCTGCCACAATATTCTTTCCCGATGATTTCGGATTTTTCTTTGTTTCTACATTTCTTGAACTATTTACTTTTGAAGAATAGTTAGGGGAAACAGACGGTTTTGCTGTTAACTCCCCTTTATACACTTCTTTGCCAACTTCCATCGTATGATGAAATCGCTCTTTAGAGAAATTAGTCATTAATTGCGCCTGCAACAGTGAAAAATACTCTTCGTCCCATTTTGTCCGGTCATGCTTAAAATCTCTCCCATCATGTTCTTCCCAAATATTAATTCCAGCCGCTTCCACTTTACGAACCGCTTTCTCTGTTTCCCCATATCGATCAAGAGGATCAGCCATAATATACGAACCAATAGCACTTCGGATTTTACGGACGTTTTTTTCTTGAATCGCTTGATCTAAAAACGTTGTTGAATTTGCCATTTCTATTTCCTTCCTTTCGATGTTATATTTCGAGAATCGCATCTAATCTGGCAATAAAATCATCAAGCCATTGTTTTTTCCTTTCATTTTCTTCGATTCTTTTTTGCAGTTCATTGCTGTGACTTGCCATTTCTTTAAGTTCTTGCACACGCTTTTTCATCTCTTTCTCAAGTCGATTAATTTCAGAAATAAAATATTTTTTTAACTTTGCCTTTTCCTTTTCTAAATGATTTATCGCATTAGCGAAATTTTCTTCTAATGAAAAACGAAAAGACTGTAAAAACCCTTCTAGAAACTCCGACAATTTTACGTATTCTCTTTTTTCATATATGTCTTTTTCCACATATGCAGGCGAAAACCAGGTCCACGGCTTATACCATTTTTTATTTTCGTTTTTTACTGTCCGCGTACCAACTTTCACTTTTTTTTCGTATGTGTAGGAATTTATTAAATCGTCAACATCCGGCAAATCTGCTTCAAAAAATTCAATTGGTGCCCAAGTTGGCCATTTTCCTTCGTCAAAACCAACAATATTACGAATATACGATCGATACTCATCAATATATTGTTGGGCATCGTTACGTAATCTATCTATCATCGTTTTTTCTAAATCAGTAATTGCATCGCTTTGCAGTGCTTCTACATCTTTTCTTACATGATTCAAAATAGCATATGCTTCATGTTTAGGAACATCTTCATTACGGAATTTATTGCTAATTTTTTGTAAATTATCATAAAAAATTTTGTGCCTTATTTTTTCAATACTCCCCTTAATATCTTCAAAGGTTAAGTTTTCAATTTTTTCTCTAAACTGCTTCGCTTTTTCACCTTGTTCTAATTCCCCCCCGATCCGTTCCATTTCTCTATAAATTTCTTGACGCTTCTGCTCATCGTTTTTTATGTCCTCTTGAAGTTTTTGCGCAATGCGCTCTCGTTCGACAATTTTTCTAAACGAGTTAACCGCGTTTGTGATTTTCGATGTGACCGCATATTTATCCAAGTACTCATTGATCGCTGCTTCTATCGATGGAACGCCGGAATGATAGAGTGCTTCTGTATATCGATCTTGGTGATCTCTTGCCATCATGATCTTGTCTGCTATCGCATTTTTTAATGACGGACTTAACGGCGCATACTGCTCTAAATGCATAATCGGCTCCTCGATAAATAAATCAATTCCGTTCAATATTTGCTTTTGTTTTCTCGTTAAATCAATTCCGTTTTGATACATACGGATAACCTTTGCCGTTTCAGCTGATATAGGGTAAATATTCGGATTTTCAATTCCATGACTTTCTAAATATTTTTTAACGCGCTCTAACACCCCTCGTAAGTCTTCTCCTTTTTCTGGATCAAATTCATCCGCTTTATTGACGGCAAAAATAAAACGATCTTTTGATTGTTTGCCGCCTACCTTCATTGCCTCTGCAACACTATTTAGCAGAAAATAATCATCATCTGTATGCAGTTGCGTTCCATTTAAAACATATAGGACCATTGGTTTGTCGTCATCTTTAATCACGCGATATGTGTGCTCCCTATGACTACTGTCCACTGAGTTATTAGGACCTGGAGTATCCACGAGCACTAAATTCATTGTCTTTGCCGAGATCGGCGGAATATTTCCTTCCACTTCAATGACAGACACTGTTCGATTATTATTAAAGTCATCCATATCTTCATAAGTTACATTTTCTTTGGACGTAATTTCATTCCCATCAGCATCGTAACAAACAGCTGAAAAAGTGGAACGTTCAGGAACGTTTTTAATTCGAGCGATGGTCGCTGTGCACGCCTCGTTTTTTGAAGGCATTAATTCTTTTCCTAATAGTGCGTTGATTAATGTTGATTTTCCAGAACTCATCGTGGCAATAACAGCGATTTCAAATTCGCTATTTAGCGCTTTATAGAAATTTTCTTTCACTTTTTCGTTACGCAACGATTCGAAAGGACCGCTTTGCATATGTTCAACTAATTTCTTTAATTCTTCCATTTTATCGGCGCTTTCTTTTGCTGGGATATGTTCAATGCGAATAGAAGAAAACTGTTGGCAAGCTTCCCGTAAATCTTCATAGTCAGGCAATGTTCCTTTAAAGCGAATATGTATGCTATCTTCATTTAACTCTTCAATCAATGTAGGCAGCAATTCATGAATCCACACTTGCAATCTTTCATTTTTATACTTGCTTAGCTTTCCGTTTTCCATCACATTTTTCCCATCTATTTCGATGACAGTTTCAACAGTGTATGGATTATATTTCATATACACATCAACCATTGAGTGCTCTTCCCCCTAAATTACATGTAGTTTTTAATTTGATACATTCCTGAGTGCTGTAAAACGGTATAAATACGCTTAATATCATATGGTTTATTTTTTGTTTTCACCTCCCGTTGATCATTCGGAATCTCTGGTCGAAATGCGCAAGGTTCTGTTGCATATTTTGTCAAGTCTTGTGTTTCTTCCGCAAAATAGTCGTAAAAGAAATCGAATTGATTTTGTTCCCTTCTCGTTAAGCTTTCGCCGTTTAAAACTTTTTGACATAGGTTGCTTATATAGGCGGAAAGCAGTATTATGCTAGGGTTTTCAAATCCATTTTGCTTTAAGTATGTTTTTGTGCTCTCCAACAGTTCTTGAAGCGATTCATTTGCCTCTTCATCGATTTCATCGGCTTTGTTTACAATGAATATAATTGGCTTATCGTTATGATTTTCAATATGCTCTTTTACATAGCTAAGCAGCCTTCGATCATCGTCTGTACCAAGCTGGGTAGCGTTCATTAAATAAAAGATTGTATCGTATTGTTCGTTTCGAATCGCTTCCAAAGTAGCCTCCTCATGACGGCGATTCATAGAATTATTCGTTCCAGGTGTATCGATAAATACAACACGATGTTCAAAAGACAATATGGGGGACGTTTTTCCTTCGATTTGCACTCGCTTAACTGTCGAATGTTTATTTAACTCATCAATTTTCCCCATAATGTCATCAGTCACATAATCAAAAGATTCATGTTGATCCCATTGCAAAATGAAATGTTCTACAGAAGGTCGATGAACATATGTAAACAGTTTTGAGGTACATGCTTCATTTTGCGAAGGAAATATCTCTTTTCCTATTAAACTATTTAAAAAAGTTGATTTGCCGGAACTCATCGTTCCCACAATTAAATATCTTTTTTCCACACCCTTTAAAAATTGTGTTTGTTTCTTATATGCATCATAATAAAAATGCAAATGATGAAACTTCTTTCGATTCAAATACGACTTTGCTGCTTCGAAATCTCCTGTTTTTAGCGCATTGACAAAATGAACAATGCACTCTGCATCTTTATTATGAATCTTTAAATGTTGTTTATCGATTACGTCTAATACATAAGGATGATCCATTGATAT comes from Anoxybacillus flavithermus and encodes:
- a CDS encoding dynamin family protein, translating into MENGKLSKYKNERLQVWIHELLPTLIEELNEDSIHIRFKGTLPDYEDLREACQQFSSIRIEHIPAKESADKMEELKKLVEHMQSGPFESLRNEKVKENFYKALNSEFEIAVIATMSSGKSTLINALLGKELMPSKNEACTATIARIKNVPERSTFSAVCYDADGNEITSKENVTYEDMDDFNNNRTVSVIEVEGNIPPISAKTMNLVLVDTPGPNNSVDSSHREHTYRVIKDDDKPMVLYVLNGTQLHTDDDYFLLNSVAEAMKVGGKQSKDRFIFAVNKADEFDPEKGEDLRGVLERVKKYLESHGIENPNIYPISAETAKVIRMYQNGIDLTRKQKQILNGIDLFIEEPIMHLEQYAPLSPSLKNAIADKIMMARDHQDRYTEALYHSGVPSIEAAINEYLDKYAVTSKITNAVNSFRKIVERERIAQKLQEDIKNDEQKRQEIYREMERIGGELEQGEKAKQFREKIENLTFEDIKGSIEKIRHKIFYDNLQKISNKFRNEDVPKHEAYAILNHVRKDVEALQSDAITDLEKTMIDRLRNDAQQYIDEYRSYIRNIVGFDEGKWPTWAPIEFFEADLPDVDDLINSYTYEKKVKVGTRTVKNENKKWYKPWTWFSPAYVEKDIYEKREYVKLSEFLEGFLQSFRFSLEENFANAINHLEKEKAKLKKYFISEINRLEKEMKKRVQELKEMASHSNELQKRIEENERKKQWLDDFIARLDAILEI
- a CDS encoding dynamin family protein, whose product is MLAVEDNVRIRRESSLEYYKMICSFPYQNHPIFYENKALRRAYIILLHHYAKEDVDYQRYCKPIITLYEHCFNIEEIYKEQTSQSSLKFIKEIRKTRWKFEKAKLHVYNYKYLFFAHYLLLIYGYISMDHPYVLDVIDKQHLKIHNKDAECIVHFVNALKTGDFEAAKSYLNRKKFHHLHFYYDAYKKQTQFLKGVEKRYLIVGTMSSGKSTFLNSLIGKEIFPSQNEACTSKLFTYVHRPSVEHFILQWDQHESFDYVTDDIMGKIDELNKHSTVKRVQIEGKTSPILSFEHRVVFIDTPGTNNSMNRRHEEATLEAIRNEQYDTIFYLMNATQLGTDDDRRLLSYVKEHIENHNDKPIIFIVNKADEIDEEANESLQELLESTKTYLKQNGFENPSIILLSAYISNLCQKVLNGESLTRREQNQFDFFYDYFAEETQDLTKYATEPCAFRPEIPNDQREVKTKNKPYDIKRIYTVLQHSGMYQIKNYM